A window of Atribacteraceae bacterium contains these coding sequences:
- a CDS encoding RNase H family protein, which translates to MNRPQVNRTSSPYGQLLTARFISYLESLRKAGFDGFIAPDSFREYSVSIELFREKTPLGKIRIYYSPKRKAYTAVFQGIRDRTLVTDLEALWLNETREAKRERWKAYVDGSYHKGITGYGGVILYGRQLVKEFSGKVPPEFSHSRQVGGELYAVYEVVRFGQASHIAELEIYYDYYGIEKWATGQWRTNLPLTREYARFINNANVRIHWVKVQGHSGDHWNDRADTLAREGCTS; encoded by the coding sequence GTGAACCGGCCGCAAGTGAACCGGACAAGTTCTCCCTATGGACAGCTATTAACCGCCCGGTTCATTTCCTATCTGGAAAGCTTGCGTAAGGCGGGTTTTGACGGATTTATCGCACCGGATTCGTTCCGGGAATATTCGGTGAGTATTGAGCTGTTCCGGGAAAAAACTCCGTTGGGGAAAATCAGGATCTATTACAGTCCCAAAAGGAAGGCATACACGGCAGTGTTTCAGGGAATCAGGGACAGAACCCTGGTGACAGACCTGGAAGCGCTCTGGTTGAATGAGACTAGGGAGGCAAAGCGAGAACGGTGGAAGGCCTATGTCGACGGCTCTTACCACAAAGGAATCACCGGGTACGGCGGGGTGATTCTGTATGGCAGGCAACTGGTTAAAGAATTTTCCGGGAAAGTCCCTCCTGAATTCAGCCATTCCCGCCAGGTGGGAGGTGAGCTGTACGCGGTGTATGAAGTGGTTCGTTTTGGCCAGGCTAGCCACATCGCTGAACTGGAGATTTATTACGATTATTACGGAATCGAGAAATGGGCCACCGGACAGTGGCGTACCAATCTCCCCCTCACCCGTGAGTATGCCCGGTTCATCAATAATGCAAATGTGCGGATTCACTGGGTCAAGGTTCAGGGGCACAGCGGGGACCACTGGAACGACCGGGCGGACACACTGGCCCGGGAA